The Streptomyces kanamyceticus genome window below encodes:
- a CDS encoding ABC transporter ATP-binding protein produces MTTTPFAARATAVAARATDLSKVYGQGETQVVALDHVSVDFGQGEFTAIMGPSGSGKSTLMHCVAGLDSFSSGSVRIGETELSTLKDKQLTKLRRDKIGFIFQAFNLLPTLTALENITLPMDIAGRKPDKQWLEQVIDMVGLSGRLSHRPTELSGGQQQRVAVARALASQPEIIFGDEPTGNLDSRSGAEVLGFLRNSVRDLGQTVVMVTHDPVAASYADRVIFLADGRVVDEMHGPTADGVLDRMKHFDAKGRTS; encoded by the coding sequence GTGACCACCACACCCTTCGCCGCCCGCGCCACCGCCGTGGCAGCGCGCGCCACGGATCTCTCCAAGGTGTACGGACAGGGCGAGACCCAGGTGGTCGCCCTCGACCACGTCTCCGTCGACTTCGGGCAGGGCGAGTTCACCGCGATCATGGGCCCCTCGGGCTCGGGCAAGTCGACGCTGATGCACTGCGTCGCGGGCCTGGACAGCTTCAGCTCCGGGTCGGTGCGGATCGGCGAGACCGAGCTGTCCACGCTGAAGGACAAGCAGCTCACCAAGCTCCGCCGGGACAAGATCGGCTTCATCTTCCAGGCGTTCAACCTGCTGCCGACCCTGACGGCGCTGGAGAACATCACGCTGCCGATGGACATCGCGGGCCGCAAGCCGGACAAGCAGTGGCTGGAGCAGGTCATCGACATGGTCGGGCTCTCCGGGCGGCTCAGCCACCGGCCCACCGAGCTCTCCGGCGGCCAGCAGCAGCGCGTGGCCGTGGCCCGCGCCCTCGCCTCCCAGCCGGAGATCATCTTCGGTGACGAGCCGACCGGAAACCTGGACTCGCGCTCCGGCGCCGAGGTCCTCGGCTTCCTGCGCAATTCCGTGCGGGACCTCGGGCAGACCGTCGTGATGGTCACCCACGACCCGGTGGCCGCGTCGTACGCGGATCGCGTGATCTTCCTGGCGGACGGGCGGGTCGTCGACGAGATGCACGGGCCGACGGCGGACGGCGTCCTCGACCGGATGAAGCACTTCGACGCCAAGGGGCGGACGAGCTAG
- a CDS encoding IclR family transcriptional regulator domain-containing protein — translation MPEESVRPLERGLAVLRALTLADGARAGDLVRATGLARATVDRVVATLAHLGYVRVRGQELHLAPRLMELGNAYLAASGLTGEVAARTARLADELDESVSLAVPDGDGVRFVTQAARRRAMSVAFRIGDLLPPERCAPGALFAAAWDEDRWAAWRSRVATVPARNAFPALPPGPAPTPPPDLAARVAHSRRTGWALDDQLIEPGLIAVAVPVRDTDGRVRYALSAVSHTSRHSATDFATAMLPRLRAEAERLEGLAGAEADAGTVAPAGPETTAGASQGADATDAKAELGPGFLQSLARGLAVLRALGEARGDGLPLTALAAATGLPRATARRCLHTLQQEGYAAYDGRLYRPLPRILELGHAALSRLGFAELAEPHLRDLADRVHQSASVTVLDGTDILYVARAATVRVMSVRITVGTRFPAYATAMGRVLLAGLPAKERDRLLKAAPPRALTAHTVTDPAALARILERAESDGHATADQELEEGLRSVAVPVRDAAGHVVAALNVALHAGPGPLDATRDALLPALRETATAIETDLHTAARFNAVRLP, via the coding sequence ATGCCGGAAGAGTCCGTACGTCCCCTGGAGCGCGGTCTCGCCGTCCTGCGCGCGCTCACCCTGGCGGACGGGGCGCGCGCGGGTGACCTGGTGCGCGCCACCGGCCTGGCCCGCGCCACGGTCGACCGGGTCGTGGCGACGCTGGCCCACCTCGGGTACGTACGCGTGCGCGGCCAGGAACTCCACCTCGCGCCCCGCCTCATGGAGCTCGGCAACGCCTACCTCGCGGCGAGCGGCCTGACCGGCGAGGTCGCGGCCCGCACCGCCCGGCTCGCGGACGAGCTCGACGAGTCGGTGTCCCTCGCGGTGCCGGACGGCGACGGGGTCCGGTTCGTGACGCAGGCCGCGCGGCGCCGCGCGATGTCGGTGGCGTTCCGCATCGGCGACCTGCTGCCGCCCGAGCGCTGCGCTCCCGGCGCGCTGTTCGCCGCCGCGTGGGACGAGGACCGGTGGGCGGCCTGGCGGTCCCGGGTGGCCACGGTCCCCGCACGGAACGCCTTCCCCGCCCTGCCACCGGGCCCCGCACCCACGCCCCCACCGGACCTCGCGGCCCGGGTGGCACACTCCCGACGGACGGGCTGGGCCCTGGACGACCAACTGATCGAGCCGGGCCTGATCGCGGTGGCGGTACCGGTACGCGACACGGACGGCCGCGTCAGATACGCCCTGTCGGCAGTGAGCCACACCAGCAGACACTCGGCGACCGACTTCGCGACGGCGATGCTGCCGCGCCTGCGCGCGGAGGCGGAGCGTCTGGAGGGGCTCGCGGGGGCGGAAGCCGACGCGGGCACAGTGGCCCCGGCAGGCCCGGAGACAACCGCGGGCGCAAGCCAGGGAGCCGACGCCACCGATGCCAAAGCCGAGCTCGGCCCCGGCTTCCTGCAGTCCCTGGCCCGCGGCCTCGCCGTCCTGCGTGCCCTCGGCGAGGCCCGTGGTGACGGGCTGCCGTTGACCGCGCTCGCCGCCGCCACCGGGCTGCCGAGGGCCACCGCGCGGCGCTGCCTGCACACCCTCCAGCAGGAGGGGTACGCGGCGTACGACGGGCGGCTGTACCGGCCGCTGCCCCGCATCCTGGAGCTCGGCCACGCGGCCCTGTCCCGGCTCGGCTTCGCCGAACTCGCCGAGCCGCACCTGCGCGACCTCGCCGACCGCGTGCACCAGTCGGCGTCGGTGACGGTCCTGGACGGCACGGACATCCTGTACGTGGCGCGGGCGGCCACCGTGCGCGTGATGAGCGTCCGCATCACGGTCGGCACCCGCTTCCCCGCGTACGCCACGGCGATGGGCCGGGTGCTCCTGGCCGGGCTCCCCGCCAAGGAACGCGATCGTCTCCTGAAGGCCGCGCCGCCGCGCGCCCTCACCGCGCACACCGTGACGGACCCCGCCGCCCTGGCCCGGATCCTGGAGAGGGCCGAGTCCGACGGCCACGCCACCGCGGACCAGGAACTGGAGGAGGGCCTGCGCTCGGTCGCGGTCCCCGTCAGGGACGCGGCGGGCCACGTGGTGGCCGCGCTGAACGTGGCGCTGCACGCGGGCCCCGGACCGCTCGACGCGACCCGCGACGCCCTGCTCCCCGCACTGCGCGAGACCGCGACGGCGATCGAGACCGATCTGCACACGGCGGCCCGCTTCAACGCGGTACGGCTGCCGTAG
- a CDS encoding 4-hydroxybenzoate 3-monooxygenase yields MRTTVGIIGAGPAGLLLARLLHRSGIDSVVLESRDRAYVERRQRAGILEQGTVDVLREAGAGARMDREGLPHDGIELRFARRRHRIDFPALTGGRSVTVYAQTEVCKDLIALQLAEGGPLLFEAEALAVEGAETENPRVRFRRDGREQTLDCDYVVGCDGFWGVARNAMPEALSRVFERTYPFGWLGILADVPPSHDELVYARHDRGFALLSMRSPTVTRAYLQVPDGTDPADWTDEEIWDELDRRLETDDPAWTLRRGPVTAKSVTPMRSYVHEPMRHGRLFLAGDAAHIVPPTGAKGLNLAVGDVVTFARALVAYREKGDASRLAAYSADCLRRVWQAERFSYAMTTMLHRAPDATPFDDRIQLARLDRITTARSAETDLAEAYTGFPLDQQ; encoded by the coding sequence ATGCGCACCACCGTCGGAATCATCGGAGCGGGACCGGCCGGACTGCTCCTCGCCCGGCTCCTGCACCGGTCGGGCATCGACTCCGTCGTCCTGGAGAGCCGCGACCGCGCCTACGTGGAGCGGCGCCAGCGCGCCGGGATCCTGGAGCAGGGCACCGTCGACGTCCTGCGCGAGGCGGGCGCGGGGGCCCGCATGGACCGCGAAGGGCTGCCGCACGACGGCATCGAGCTGCGCTTCGCCCGCCGCAGGCACCGCATCGACTTCCCCGCCCTGACCGGCGGCCGCTCCGTGACGGTCTACGCCCAGACCGAGGTCTGCAAGGACCTCATCGCCCTCCAGCTCGCCGAGGGCGGCCCGCTGCTCTTCGAGGCGGAGGCGCTGGCCGTGGAGGGTGCGGAGACCGAGAACCCTCGGGTCCGCTTCCGTCGCGACGGGCGCGAGCAGACCCTCGACTGCGACTACGTAGTGGGCTGCGACGGCTTCTGGGGCGTGGCGAGGAACGCGATGCCCGAGGCGCTCTCCCGCGTCTTCGAGCGCACCTACCCCTTCGGCTGGCTCGGCATCCTCGCCGACGTGCCGCCCTCCCACGACGAGCTCGTCTACGCCCGCCACGACCGCGGCTTCGCCCTCCTCTCCATGCGGTCGCCGACCGTCACGCGCGCGTACCTCCAGGTCCCTGACGGCACGGACCCGGCCGACTGGACCGACGAGGAGATCTGGGACGAGCTGGACCGGCGCCTGGAGACCGACGACCCGGCCTGGACGCTCCGGCGCGGGCCCGTCACCGCCAAGTCCGTCACGCCGATGCGCAGCTACGTCCACGAGCCCATGCGTCACGGCCGCCTCTTCCTCGCCGGGGACGCCGCGCACATCGTCCCGCCGACCGGCGCCAAGGGCCTCAACCTCGCCGTCGGGGACGTGGTCACGTTCGCCCGCGCGCTCGTCGCGTACCGCGAGAAGGGCGACGCGAGCCGCCTCGCCGCGTACTCAGCCGACTGTCTGCGCCGCGTCTGGCAGGCCGAACGCTTCTCGTACGCGATGACGACCATGCTCCACCGCGCGCCCGACGCCACCCCCTTCGACGACCGCATCCAGCTGGCCCGGCTCGACCGGATCACCACCGCGCGCTCCGCCGAGACCGACCTCGCGGAGGCATACACCGGATTCCCCCTGGACCAGCAGTAG
- a CDS encoding MFS transporter: protein MNPPERTFRAVAPVIALCWLVVFFDGMDVNIYGAVMPHLIDDKDFGFTASTAGTVGSWTTFGMLVGALGCGTLTDWLGRKPMVTGSVVVFSLGSALCALAPSVFAFGAGRFVSGLGLGGLMPIGLAIVAEFAPPRRAALATGLMMTSYHAGGMAATGLGLALGPDHGWRVVFWAGVIPALVAVPLVVKWLPESPGVLFAKGRTREAEAVAARYLLPAPTPAEAPEAGAKGRYAAVAALFAPGRRLATPLLWLASFAGLLLVYGVSTWLPELMRASGYSLSSSVTFLMVINAGGIVGMLVAGRTADRFGAVKVSAVWFLLTACGAFLLKAQLPLGVAYAIVFVTGIWLFSAQVMVYAAAPSVYPPAQRATGLGWVTGVGRTGAVVGPWLGGAVVAGGNASLGFTTFAVAAILGAVAISLVPLVRRNGSDPGTARATPDVLGHSEGKILPRH from the coding sequence GTGAACCCACCCGAGCGCACCTTCAGAGCCGTCGCGCCCGTCATCGCCCTGTGCTGGCTCGTCGTCTTCTTCGACGGCATGGACGTCAACATCTACGGCGCCGTCATGCCGCACCTCATCGACGACAAGGACTTCGGCTTCACCGCGTCCACCGCGGGCACCGTCGGCTCCTGGACCACCTTCGGCATGCTCGTCGGGGCCCTCGGCTGCGGCACGCTCACCGACTGGCTGGGGCGCAAGCCGATGGTGACGGGCAGCGTCGTCGTCTTCTCGCTGGGCTCCGCGCTGTGCGCGCTCGCGCCGAGCGTGTTCGCCTTCGGCGCCGGGCGCTTCGTCTCCGGGCTCGGGCTCGGCGGCCTGATGCCGATCGGGCTCGCGATCGTCGCCGAGTTCGCGCCGCCGCGCAGGGCCGCGCTCGCCACAGGCCTGATGATGACCTCGTACCACGCGGGCGGCATGGCGGCGACGGGCCTCGGGCTCGCGCTCGGCCCCGACCACGGCTGGCGCGTCGTCTTCTGGGCCGGGGTCATACCGGCCCTCGTCGCGGTCCCGCTGGTCGTCAAGTGGCTGCCCGAGTCGCCCGGTGTGCTGTTCGCCAAGGGCCGTACGCGCGAGGCGGAGGCGGTAGCGGCCCGCTACCTGCTGCCCGCCCCGACCCCCGCCGAGGCCCCCGAGGCCGGGGCGAAGGGCCGTTACGCCGCCGTCGCCGCGCTCTTCGCGCCCGGCAGGCGCCTCGCGACCCCGCTCCTGTGGCTCGCCTCCTTCGCCGGACTGCTCCTGGTCTACGGAGTCTCCACCTGGCTGCCCGAGCTGATGCGCGCCTCCGGCTACTCCCTCTCCTCCTCCGTCACCTTCCTGATGGTGATCAACGCGGGCGGCATCGTCGGCATGCTCGTCGCGGGCCGCACCGCCGACCGCTTCGGGGCCGTCAAGGTCTCCGCCGTCTGGTTCCTGCTCACCGCCTGCGGCGCGTTCCTGCTCAAGGCCCAGCTGCCGCTCGGCGTCGCCTACGCCATCGTCTTCGTCACCGGCATCTGGCTCTTCTCCGCGCAGGTCATGGTGTACGCGGCCGCCCCCTCGGTCTACCCGCCCGCCCAGCGCGCCACGGGGCTCGGCTGGGTCACCGGCGTCGGGCGCACCGGGGCGGTCGTCGGACCCTGGCTCGGCGGCGCGGTGGTGGCGGGCGGCAACGCCTCGCTCGGCTTCACCACCTTCGCGGTCGCGGCGATCCTCGGCGCCGTCGCCATCTCGCTGGTGCCACTCGTGCGGAGGAACGGCTCGGATCCGGGAACAGCGCGGGCGACCCCGGACGTTCTCGGTCACAGTGAGGGAAAGATCCTCCCCAGGCACTAG
- a CDS encoding Bax inhibitor-1/YccA family protein translates to MRSSNPVFSRRGFSRDNGYAGFGQQPQAGGPAGATQTQQGNPYGGQQAPAGNPYATNPYAQQDVQYGAPQAPVTTAGRMTMDDVVMRTATTLGTLVVTAALAWALLPVDDANISKSYGIAIGAGLIAMVLGLVQAFKRKASPALILTYAALEGVFLGVVSSVVDNRIASGAAMQAVLGTMAVFIGVLVAYKAGWIRVNRRFYGFVMAAAMGFLLLTAVNLLFAVIGGGDGLGFRSGGLGIVFGIVGILLGACFLALDFKQVEDGIAYGAPKEEAWLAAFGLTMTLVWIYMEFLRLIAIFSGND, encoded by the coding sequence ATGAGGAGCAGTAACCCGGTCTTCTCGCGACGGGGGTTCAGCCGCGACAACGGCTACGCCGGCTTCGGCCAGCAGCCGCAGGCCGGGGGACCCGCAGGCGCGACCCAGACCCAGCAGGGCAATCCGTACGGCGGCCAGCAGGCCCCCGCGGGCAACCCCTACGCGACCAATCCGTACGCCCAGCAGGACGTGCAGTACGGCGCGCCCCAGGCGCCCGTAACGACCGCGGGCCGCATGACGATGGACGACGTCGTCATGCGCACCGCCACCACGCTCGGCACGCTCGTGGTCACGGCCGCGCTCGCCTGGGCGCTGCTGCCGGTCGACGACGCCAACATCAGCAAGTCGTACGGCATCGCGATCGGCGCGGGCCTCATCGCGATGGTGCTCGGCCTCGTCCAGGCGTTCAAGCGCAAGGCGTCCCCCGCGCTGATCCTGACGTACGCGGCGCTGGAGGGTGTCTTCCTCGGCGTCGTCTCCAGCGTCGTGGACAACCGCATCGCGAGCGGCGCGGCCATGCAGGCCGTCCTCGGCACGATGGCCGTCTTCATCGGCGTCCTCGTGGCGTACAAGGCGGGCTGGATCCGCGTCAACCGTCGCTTCTACGGCTTCGTGATGGCCGCCGCGATGGGCTTCCTGCTGCTGACCGCGGTGAACCTGCTGTTCGCCGTCATCGGCGGCGGTGACGGTCTGGGCTTCCGCAGCGGTGGCCTCGGCATCGTCTTCGGCATCGTCGGCATCCTGCTCGGCGCGTGCTTCCTGGCCCTCGACTTCAAGCAGGTCGAGGACGGCATCGCGTACGGGGCGCCGAAGGAAGAGGCCTGGCTCGCCGCGTTCGGTCTGACGATGACGCTCGTCTGGATCTACATGGAGTTCCTGCGCCTGATCGCCATCTTCTCGGGCAACGACTGA
- a CDS encoding DUF4287 domain-containing protein, translating into MSQVFSEETHRNLLARIPHCTGREVSDWLRAVDEGPSLFRFEEKVSWLRAEHNLAYGHAKAIIHEYDLRRAARKFL; encoded by the coding sequence ATGTCCCAAGTCTTCTCCGAGGAGACCCACCGCAACCTGCTCGCCCGAATCCCCCACTGCACCGGTCGTGAAGTCTCCGACTGGCTGCGCGCCGTGGACGAAGGCCCCTCTCTCTTCCGCTTCGAGGAGAAGGTCAGCTGGCTCCGCGCCGAACACAACCTCGCGTACGGCCACGCGAAAGCAATCATCCACGAGTACGACCTGCGGCGGGCTGCCCGCAAGTTCCTCTGA